TTCAGAACGGAATTGGCAATGAGGATATAATTCAAAGATACGCACCCCTCGTTATAGGCGGCACTGTCAGCACAAATTTTGGGTTTATATCTGACAGACATCTGATCATAAACAGCCAGAGTGACCCTGTAAAAGCAGGTATATATCCTGACAGTCACTGCAGCAGCAAAGAAGCAGATATACTCACATCATTCATCACAATGTTTAGTAAATGCGGAATAGAGGTCATAGAATCGAAGGACATCAGATCAGAAATCTGGTCAAAATCACTGCTGAATGTTGCAGTAAATCCACTGGCTGCCATATTAAAAGCTCCGATTAAAAAGCTTGGAGATGATGATCTGAAAGAGACAATTTCCGGTCTGATTAATGAAACATTCCTTGTTGCAGAGGCTGAAGGAATAGATCTGCCATGGGAAAGTCCCGATTCATACGCCAGTTACCTGAGAAATTACCAGTTAAATGCATTCGGAGAAGTATATCCTTCGATGTATTATGACATCATAAACGCAAAGAGAACAGAAATTGATCTTCTAAACGGATATATTGCAAAAACCGGCAGAAAATATGGCATAGAAACGCCTTATAATACCTGCATAACAAATCTGATACACTGTTTTGAAAAGAGCAGAAGAATTCTTTTTTAACATACTGTTACGGATATATGAGTCATAACCGGAAAATACAGACAGGATCAGCACCGGATCCGGCATTGAAATATAAATTTTGAGGGATTAATAATCATCCTCAAAATACCTGATTCCTAAAGGGGCATGCTTTTTTAATTCCATAAAAAAGTAGGTACCCATATCGGAATCAGAGTCCTTAATCGACTGGTTAATCGTTTTAATCAGCCAGTTTGGCAGACTCTCATCTTTATCAAGAGTGTTCATAACTGTCACAACCGCTTCATCAACATCAATTTTATTTTTCCATCTGTATCCCATTGATAATACCCCCTTAGGGTTAAAACGATAATATAACTGCATAATATTTAATACTGGTGACAGAATGTCAGTAAAATTGAGACACAGAAACACCAAGATTATCCGCATCAACATGAATTCAGCCATAAATCCGGATAAATCAGTCAGAATACATAAATCATAGTGAATTGTCCGGGAATCACCCATAATTTGTAAATAAGAGATAATTCTGGCCTTTCGCCCATTTCAAAAGGCAAATGATCAAATTGAACCTTAAATAATCAGATTTGGGATTATATTATAAATTAAGGCCATATGTGCCAGATTGTAGATGGAATTATTATTCATGAGAGAGTAAGATGATATTCTGGTTTTACTCCTCACCTCTGGAAATCTGAGATGTTTTTTGGGTGAAATGTGTGGCAAATTAGGACATTTGTATTAATCTCTGATTTAGGATATCGGATCAGCGAAAGGGCAGTAATTGTCAGAAAATCAAATCACCCTACAAATATAATAACCAACACATTATGATGTCAGCACAGAGAGAAAACACAGGCTGAAAAAGGCAGGAATGAACCCCAATCACCCAATAAACAGACATTATGATCATGACCAGCATTCAGGCCCTTAAACAGACCAAAATCCAATATAACCGCAGGATTACACCGAAATAGAAGCACACAGGAAGGCCTGAAATCCACAGATACTTTACACTGCCGGCACTATGAAAAACGGTCCTGCGTGAAGATATAAAGGTTACACATAAAGGCGAATTTGACCCAAAATCATCCAGACACAGTCATTTATGCTCATGACGGTGATGAATATCAGGAGTGTGATGGTGATCATGGCACAGTTTCCCATGCTCATGAAGATGCGAATGATCACCAGAGGGTGACAAGGGAGGGTCATCAGGACTGTGCTCATGATCATGATGGAGATCATCATGCCTGTGCCTGTGCTCATGAATTTCTGCACAATGGGTGTGAGGATGGGAATGCTTCTCTGTCAAAAGAAGGTATGCTCCGGCTGCCATCACCGGAAGTGAGATGTAAAACATCTGACCCGGTATTTCGGTGAAGAGCAGAAATGAACCAGCCACCCCAAAAAACGGCGATACAGCAAGAAGAGCACCGGTTCTTGAAGTGCCTATGCCCCTTAAGGCCAGCAGAAAAAGCACGCTTGTAAGGCCACCATAACTGAGGAAACCAAAAACAAGTGCTGCCACAATATCAGTCGTCCCGGGCATAGGCTCGCCGATAGCAATTGCAATCATAAAGGATATAATTCCGGCTAAAACACCCTTTGCCGCTACGATCGGAATTGGATCTTTAGAAGAAATAACCCTTGAAAAATTATTGTCGCATGCCCAGAAAGTACAGGCAAGGAGGATTCCGAATGTAGCCAGCGAAAAACCGAAGGCGGACTCCGGATCATAGGAGAGGAGAATACATGAGAATGTTATAAGGCCGAGCGCTGCCCAGATCCTTTTGCCCACCGCTTCCCTGAAGAGAAAAACGGCTACCATAGTCGTGGCAACGGACTCAAAGTTAAGAAGAAGGGCCGCTGTTGCTGCAGGTGTGGCATCAAGGCTGAACATCAGAGTAACAGGTGCAAGGACACCACCGAATACTGTAACTGCAATTACCCACGGGTAATCCTCCCGTTTAAGAGCAGCCTCCTTAACATGCCTCTTCTTTCCGGCAAGGCGGCAGATCAGGAGATATAGATAAAGACCGATACCACTCCCCATGTAAAGATAAGCGGCAAGAATTGCAGGGCTTATATTCTCAAGCAGGACCTTCGCAACCGGAGCACACCCGCCAAAGAGCACGGCCGCCATAAAAGCATAAAAAAGTGATAACTGATGTCCGGATTTCATATTAAAAACTTCATTATTATCCAGGAATATCTCATGCCGGAAGATTTAGTCATAATCAGATCCTTAAAGCCGTTACATATTGATGAGAAAAGAGGATATAAGTTTAGATCCTGATTCTTTCAGGATTATATTTTAGTCCGGAACAGAAATAGCAAACGGACAGTAAATATCTACCCCCTCAACTCCTCCACATCAGCACAGGCGTTTGTGGGGCCGGGCGGTCCGGTAACAGCCTGTCTATCCGTCCATTCCCATCGTATCATCAAGCCAGTCGAACTTGGCGCCAAAAGACTGTGCAAATGCTCCGAGCTGGCAGTGCGACCCGGCACCGTACTCGTCGGAGAAGACCATGAGTTTACGTTCACAGGTGAGGTTGTCGTAGAGTGCCTGTGCCTGCACCCCGTCCGGATCGAAGTGGTCAGCCGCACCGGCACAGACCAGCGTTGGGCACTGTATCTTTCCGGCAGTTCCTACAAGTGAAAAATCCATCCATTTCGCCCAGAACTGTGCCGGAGAGCCGGCACTGAAGACGAACATACCATTCTCGTTCAGCCAGCGGGTGCCGGTATCGTCTGCCATTGCTTTTCGGATAGCGTCGTTGAACTCAGCAGGATCCGTCCGCAGCCATTCCCTCAGGTCTTCTTTGGTCATGTTCGCAGCCGCTCCCCCGCCCTCCTGCAGGTTCCGCAGGAGATTCTCTCCGACGTCGTAGGTGCCCGGGTCCGTGACCAGCGCTGCAATCCCCGGCTCATATGCAGCACCGCGGGGTGCGAGGTAGCCCCCAAGGGAAATTCCCCAGAGCGCAATACGGTCTTCATCGACTTCCGGCCGGCTCACCGCATAGTCCACAACAGGTTTAATAACATTCTCCCAGTCGGAACGGAATGGAATATTCTGAACCCGTATCACTTCGCCCTGGCCCGGCCCTTCGAATGTCAGGACATTGTATCCGCGTTTTACCCCTTCCACTGCATATGGATGAAGTTCTTCCTGGCAACCGTCAAAGCCGGTCTGGACGATGAGGAGCGTACGTGATTTCCCGGAATTATCGACCATATAGAAGTAACCCGGCAGCGTTGTATTCTCATAAGGTATGCTGACAATCTCGTACGGGACAGCATCGAGTGCAAGTGCATCGCAGAATGTTTCCCGGCTCTTTCCCCAGGTCTCAACGATGCGGGGATCTGTGGAATTACCATGCAGGAAGAACTCGGCTGTGCGGTAATACGTTGCAGCCCGGTAGTATGCTTCCATTGCGGTACGCCTGTGCCCGGCTGCGAGGCTCTTGTCACCCGCAGTCCTGAAGGTGTCTGCGGTATTTTTCCATTCGCTGTACCAACTCTCAAAGTCTCCTTCTTTGATCCGGGACGCAGTGGCAAGGCACTCACCGATATCAGCCTCTCCCGAATACGAGGCGCCAACTGTCCTCAGGAACTGGAAAGAAAATTCCTGATCTTTAAATACTGCCGGAGGAGATTCCACCACATTGACGGCAGATGAAGCCGGAGATTGCTGAACAGGGCTGATACAGCCTGCTGAAACTGTCAAAATAATTATGAGCAGGAGGGTGATCGTGAATATACAGGTAATCCCGGGTTTCATAATTGACCATGGAATGATAGCATAACATTGATGATAACAGTTACGAAAATTCTGGCTCTGTAGAAAACCTGACTTTATCAGAGGGTTGCATTATGAACCTGAGTTACT
The sequence above is a segment of the Methanoplanus limicola DSM 2279 genome. Coding sequences within it:
- a CDS encoding ketopantoate reductase family protein — translated: MPEKRPSVLILGAGAVGLSFAAVLSAHSEVSVVCREKYAKAIYEKGLELSGIWGEHLIREIICYTSPDMPAGKNYDYTIITAKGTDTENICNEYVKVLRNTTAVSFQNGIGNEDIIQRYAPLVIGGTVSTNFGFISDRHLIINSQSDPVKAGIYPDSHCSSKEADILTSFITMFSKCGIEVIESKDIRSEIWSKSLLNVAVNPLAAILKAPIKKLGDDDLKETISGLINETFLVAEAEGIDLPWESPDSYASYLRNYQLNAFGEVYPSMYYDIINAKRTEIDLLNGYIAKTGRKYGIETPYNTCITNLIHCFEKSRRILF
- a CDS encoding alpha/beta hydrolase family protein, whose protein sequence is MKPGITCIFTITLLLIIILTVSAGCISPVQQSPASSAVNVVESPPAVFKDQEFSFQFLRTVGASYSGEADIGECLATASRIKEGDFESWYSEWKNTADTFRTAGDKSLAAGHRRTAMEAYYRAATYYRTAEFFLHGNSTDPRIVETWGKSRETFCDALALDAVPYEIVSIPYENTTLPGYFYMVDNSGKSRTLLIVQTGFDGCQEELHPYAVEGVKRGYNVLTFEGPGQGEVIRVQNIPFRSDWENVIKPVVDYAVSRPEVDEDRIALWGISLGGYLAPRGAAYEPGIAALVTDPGTYDVGENLLRNLQEGGGAAANMTKEDLREWLRTDPAEFNDAIRKAMADDTGTRWLNENGMFVFSAGSPAQFWAKWMDFSLVGTAGKIQCPTLVCAGAADHFDPDGVQAQALYDNLTCERKLMVFSDEYGAGSHCQLGAFAQSFGAKFDWLDDTMGMDG
- a CDS encoding DMT family transporter — protein: MKSGHQLSLFYAFMAAVLFGGCAPVAKVLLENISPAILAAYLYMGSGIGLYLYLLICRLAGKKRHVKEAALKREDYPWVIAVTVFGGVLAPVTLMFSLDATPAATAALLLNFESVATTMVAVFLFREAVGKRIWAALGLITFSCILLSYDPESAFGFSLATFGILLACTFWACDNNFSRVISSKDPIPIVAAKGVLAGIISFMIAIAIGEPMPGTTDIVAALVFGFLSYGGLTSVLFLLALRGIGTSRTGALLAVSPFFGVAGSFLLFTEIPGQMFYISLPVMAAGAYLLLTEKHSHPHTHCAEIHEHRHRHDDLHHDHEHSPDDPPLSPSGDHSHLHEHGKLCHDHHHTPDIHHRHEHK